A single genomic interval of Stieleria maiorica harbors:
- a CDS encoding tetratricopeptide repeat protein, translating to MLNPLRSLVLVCLSLVLATACAAQSIADNQRWAIEARRALDQLDYKSAAKAADKIAKSPATDEFQRVAADTLLRCGESKRAIELFERYLTQRPNDRPYLWQLGIAYYFAGRFKDGAKLFEIHREVNPNDVENAAWHFLCVAKAESPEKAKQLLLPAPNDSRAPMEEVLQMFHSGDVEPVKERMNSFTSGSAASRSANFYGHFYLGLYADALADEATAKKHLDIAAKDAPRNYMGDIAKVYAAHLKPKL from the coding sequence ATGCTCAATCCCCTTCGATCGCTCGTCCTGGTCTGCCTGTCCCTCGTCCTCGCCACCGCCTGCGCGGCCCAATCGATCGCGGACAACCAACGGTGGGCGATCGAGGCACGTCGGGCGCTCGACCAACTGGATTACAAATCGGCAGCGAAGGCCGCCGATAAGATCGCCAAGTCACCGGCAACCGACGAGTTTCAACGCGTCGCCGCGGACACGCTGCTTCGCTGCGGCGAATCGAAACGCGCGATCGAGTTGTTCGAGCGTTATCTGACCCAACGCCCCAACGACCGACCCTATTTGTGGCAACTCGGGATCGCGTATTACTTTGCCGGAAGATTTAAAGACGGTGCCAAGTTGTTCGAAATCCATCGCGAAGTGAACCCCAACGATGTCGAGAATGCGGCCTGGCATTTCCTCTGCGTTGCCAAAGCCGAATCACCGGAGAAAGCAAAACAGCTGCTGCTGCCGGCCCCCAACGATTCACGCGCCCCGATGGAAGAGGTCCTGCAGATGTTTCACTCGGGTGACGTCGAACCGGTCAAAGAACGCATGAACTCATTCACCTCCGGTTCGGCTGCGTCCCGGTCGGCCAACTTCTACGGCCACTTTTACTTGGGGCTGTATGCCGATGCGTTGGCAGACGAAGCGACCGCGAAGAAGCACCTGGACATCGCCGCCAAAGACGCACCACGAAACTACATGGGCGACATCGCCAAGGTCTACGCCGCCCACCTGAAACCGAAGCTGTAG
- a CDS encoding polyprenyl synthetase family protein → MTIGPPVPGYSEPTLDSRTISRPEVIGLSTGYSPSDATASQTVPPSSSDSASSDAAAGSRSRRRKTSHLKEVPETLELRESLRARCEQVADRLDRSVPMTKDELEQVARRTLEEADLPESLVGWVMVMISTSFWRHALEGVPPERRLFLLPHCLKHAEGCPAEYDEFGMNCKECGACSIADFRGLAEEMGYRVLVAEGSPVVMKIIVGGYVDAVIGVACLNVLEKAIDKVLLAGIPCMAVPLLSSDCRNTKVDEAWVDQMIRTPYQPAQQETRSYVHLMRAAGDLFLPETLEANAPRLRGKSAFGTGELTAQTVAAMDAVEATEHIAYDFLARGGKHSRPFITLAAYDAMTGGDCTGSNAARAIAELPQSVRRAALSIETFHKASLVHDDIEDDDSFRYGQPSLHKVFGVPTAINVGDFLVGMGYRLISDRSAMADTGAAAQIDVMDCLAAAHMRLGEGQGAELLWRDGTDRRLTPLDALKIYALKTSPAFEAALYSGVRLGCGDDADGKANEYREAIRAFSRNLGVAFQILNDLGDFAGDDDNKLSAGGDIFGGRPTLLWALALESLNEHDRHELLGLADADCMLSDSERLSAVRRLYEKAGVFDTAFRLVDKHQQRAEQVADKLEPDALRRLLYFLVDTVLERPEIHSPKVVSLGVAAATV, encoded by the coding sequence ATGACGATCGGTCCTCCGGTCCCAGGCTACAGTGAACCCACCTTAGATTCCCGCACCATTTCTCGCCCCGAGGTAATCGGTTTGTCGACCGGATACAGCCCCAGCGATGCCACTGCCAGCCAAACCGTCCCCCCATCGTCGTCGGATTCCGCGTCCTCAGACGCCGCCGCGGGATCGCGCAGCCGACGTCGCAAGACGAGTCACCTGAAAGAGGTTCCTGAAACTCTGGAGCTGCGCGAAAGTCTTCGCGCCCGCTGTGAGCAGGTCGCCGATCGCTTGGACCGCAGCGTCCCGATGACCAAGGACGAATTGGAGCAAGTCGCTCGGCGGACGCTGGAAGAAGCCGACTTGCCCGAATCGCTGGTCGGCTGGGTGATGGTGATGATCAGCACCTCGTTCTGGCGCCACGCCCTGGAAGGGGTTCCCCCGGAGCGGCGTTTGTTCCTGTTGCCACACTGCCTGAAGCACGCCGAGGGATGCCCGGCGGAATACGACGAGTTCGGGATGAACTGCAAAGAATGCGGGGCATGCAGCATCGCCGACTTCCGCGGGCTGGCCGAAGAAATGGGCTACCGCGTGTTGGTCGCCGAAGGTTCACCCGTGGTGATGAAGATCATCGTCGGCGGGTACGTCGATGCGGTGATCGGCGTGGCTTGCTTGAACGTCTTGGAAAAGGCGATCGACAAAGTCCTACTGGCGGGGATTCCCTGCATGGCGGTCCCGCTGCTCAGTAGCGATTGTCGAAACACCAAAGTCGACGAAGCGTGGGTCGACCAAATGATCCGCACGCCCTACCAGCCGGCCCAGCAGGAGACCCGCAGCTACGTTCACCTGATGCGCGCGGCAGGCGATTTATTCCTGCCCGAGACGCTCGAAGCGAACGCGCCGCGCCTGCGTGGCAAATCGGCGTTCGGCACCGGCGAGTTGACCGCCCAGACTGTCGCCGCGATGGATGCGGTCGAAGCCACCGAACACATCGCGTACGACTTTCTCGCCCGCGGCGGCAAACACTCGCGACCGTTCATCACGCTGGCAGCCTACGACGCGATGACCGGCGGCGATTGCACCGGCAGCAACGCGGCCCGCGCGATCGCGGAACTGCCCCAATCGGTCCGCAGGGCCGCCCTGAGCATCGAGACCTTTCACAAAGCCAGTCTGGTCCACGACGACATCGAAGACGACGATTCCTTTCGCTATGGCCAACCCTCGCTGCACAAAGTGTTCGGCGTCCCGACGGCCATCAACGTCGGCGACTTCCTGGTCGGCATGGGCTACCGCCTGATCAGCGACCGCAGTGCGATGGCCGATACCGGTGCGGCCGCCCAAATCGATGTCATGGATTGCCTGGCCGCCGCCCACATGCGACTCGGGGAAGGCCAGGGCGCCGAATTGTTGTGGCGCGACGGCACGGACCGTCGGTTGACGCCGCTGGATGCGTTAAAGATTTATGCGCTCAAGACTTCCCCGGCATTCGAGGCCGCTCTGTATAGCGGTGTCCGGCTGGGCTGTGGCGACGACGCCGATGGAAAGGCAAACGAGTACCGCGAGGCAATCCGCGCCTTCAGTCGTAACCTGGGCGTCGCCTTCCAGATCCTCAACGACCTGGGTGATTTCGCCGGCGATGACGACAACAAGCTCTCCGCCGGCGGCGACATCTTTGGCGGCAGACCGACGTTGCTGTGGGCGCTGGCGCTGGAGTCGCTCAACGAACACGACCGACACGAACTGCTGGGGCTGGCCGATGCCGATTGCATGCTCAGCGACAGCGAACGATTGAGCGCCGTCCGGCGGCTGTACGAGAAAGCCGGCGTCTTTGACACCGCATTCCGGCTCGTCGACAAACATCAACAACGCGCCGAACAGGTCGCCGACAAACTGGAACCCGACGCGCTGCGACGATTGCTGTACTTCCTGGTCGACACCGTGCTCGAACGCCCCGAGATCCACTCCCCCAAGGTCGTCTCGCTGGGTGTTGCCGCTGCCACGGTGTGA
- a CDS encoding glycosyltransferase → MKIDFLITELNVGGAEKALTELALGMHRRGHQVRVLSIGSEPCQERHRLVDRLAAEKVELEFGGFDHWSQMLAARRWLIRRISASPPELCQTFLFHANCLGTFAAKRVGVPHVIGGLRVAESKRIRLAVESRAVRRMSHVVCVSRQVRSFAIKLLSANPQTSSVIPNGVDIATYRDAALADWSQIGWPNDSQVAIFVGRLHPQKGIELIQQQFDSLFAAHPGRRLLMIGDGPLRDPLAQWADAMGPDRVQILPWQNDVAPFLKAATLLMLPSHYEGMPNVVMEAMAAGCVTVCSRVEGSAELLGDESGERCKRQGFLPGDGPAMAQLADAFFCSKDLRQSIARANQQHLEQNYTNRQMIDRYETLYRSHLTANGAL, encoded by the coding sequence ATGAAAATTGATTTTTTGATCACCGAGCTGAACGTCGGCGGCGCCGAGAAAGCGTTGACCGAATTGGCCCTCGGGATGCATCGACGCGGGCACCAGGTGCGAGTCCTCTCGATCGGCTCGGAACCCTGCCAAGAACGCCATCGCCTGGTCGATCGACTGGCTGCCGAGAAAGTCGAACTCGAATTCGGCGGCTTTGATCACTGGAGTCAAATGCTAGCGGCCAGACGGTGGCTGATACGCCGAATCAGTGCTTCACCACCCGAGCTGTGCCAAACGTTTCTCTTTCACGCCAACTGTTTGGGAACGTTCGCGGCCAAACGCGTCGGTGTCCCGCACGTCATCGGCGGGCTTCGCGTCGCCGAATCCAAACGCATCCGATTGGCAGTGGAGTCTCGAGCGGTGCGGCGAATGAGTCACGTCGTTTGCGTCAGCCGACAAGTCCGATCGTTTGCGATCAAGCTGCTGTCGGCCAACCCTCAAACCAGTTCGGTCATCCCCAACGGAGTCGACATCGCGACATACCGAGACGCGGCTCTAGCCGATTGGTCGCAGATCGGATGGCCCAACGACAGCCAGGTTGCGATCTTTGTCGGCCGGCTTCATCCCCAGAAAGGGATCGAATTGATCCAACAGCAATTCGACTCCCTGTTCGCCGCTCACCCCGGCCGGCGACTGCTGATGATCGGGGACGGCCCGCTGCGAGACCCCCTGGCGCAATGGGCCGATGCAATGGGGCCTGACCGAGTCCAAATCCTGCCGTGGCAAAACGACGTCGCGCCGTTTCTGAAAGCGGCAACACTGCTGATGCTCCCGAGCCACTATGAGGGCATGCCCAACGTCGTCATGGAGGCGATGGCCGCCGGATGCGTGACCGTGTGCAGCCGCGTCGAAGGCAGCGCCGAACTACTGGGCGACGAATCGGGCGAGCGATGCAAGCGTCAGGGTTTTCTTCCCGGTGACGGACCAGCCATGGCGCAGCTCGCCGATGCATTCTTTTGCTCGAAAGACCTCCGCCAATCGATCGCCCGAGCCAACCAACAACACCTCGAGCAAAACTACACCAACCGCCAAATGATCGATCGCTACGAAACACTCTACCGATCGCACCTCACTGCCAATGGTGCATTGTAG
- a CDS encoding prenyltransferase/squalene oxidase repeat-containing protein, whose translation MVAGRVVAGRMAGHVRDVVIPIYTALPQRTGIVACPLTPIAPKIASEPADSKSLYSVLTTLSPSPAGIDAVRQKCRQTLDRVRGELLAARNDAGHWSGQLAASALSTATAVSAFSAVLLNGDPAEPESLRAMVRQGLSYLGTQQNHDGGFGDTDRSHSNIATSYLVLSASTLAERIGEPPLAPTAVQQLNQYLDRAGRLDGLRKRYGTDKTFVVPIMNNMAIAGLISWDQVAALPFEAAVFPQSMYRFLQMPVVSYAIPALVAIGQARHFLGRRAIAPLRLIRSLCVNRTLAVLERMQPASGGYLEATPLTAFVVMSLAATGRCDLPVVRNGLRFLTQSMLDGGRWPIDTNLATWATSLSIHALVCDPADAGDWYSEQLADWHLGCQHLTRHPFTGAEPGGWGWTDLSGAVPDSDDTPAAILALGLMRPHADAIRQTQMHDAMIRGGRWLIRLQNRNGGWPTFCRGWGKLPFDRSSTDLTAHALRALRAIANGPLPSQPDEFLRSQDERAVSRKRTGHALDPSRPSPWARAQRLMQSPDRSRERGLSVVELDRANRRALRYLSRQQQPDGAWMPLWFGNQDRDDESNPIYGTAKVLIAGGTAPRQEAAACDYLVQNQNADGGWGGGASVAEKIRSLVESDPEFASIAPQIPEGLESSVEETGLAVEALATVILRRRDAPPNVGPQSENENGNLRSDRLAGGFTKQRPECSSADSAAAVNDALVAAILRGVEFLMHSVEDRRHQVAWPIGFYFAKLWYHERLYPLIFTAAALGKVLRVLAEKHDPNWPR comes from the coding sequence CGTCCGGGATGTGGTCATTCCGATATATACTGCGTTGCCGCAGCGGACAGGTATCGTCGCCTGTCCCCTGACGCCGATCGCCCCAAAGATCGCTTCTGAGCCCGCCGACTCGAAATCGCTGTACTCCGTTTTGACCACGCTGTCTCCTTCCCCGGCCGGCATCGACGCCGTTCGACAAAAATGTCGGCAAACGCTGGACCGCGTTCGCGGCGAATTGCTGGCCGCCCGAAATGATGCCGGACACTGGAGCGGCCAACTGGCCGCCAGCGCGCTCAGCACCGCCACGGCCGTCAGCGCCTTTTCGGCGGTTCTGCTCAATGGTGATCCGGCCGAGCCTGAATCGCTGCGAGCAATGGTCCGCCAGGGGCTGAGCTACCTGGGAACCCAACAGAATCACGACGGCGGATTCGGCGACACCGACCGCAGCCATTCCAACATCGCCACCAGTTACCTCGTTTTATCGGCGTCGACGCTGGCGGAAAGGATCGGCGAACCACCGCTCGCTCCGACCGCCGTGCAGCAACTGAATCAGTACCTGGACCGGGCCGGCCGGCTAGACGGGCTGCGCAAGCGATACGGGACCGACAAAACGTTCGTCGTGCCGATCATGAACAACATGGCCATCGCCGGCCTGATCTCCTGGGACCAGGTCGCCGCCCTGCCATTCGAAGCGGCCGTCTTTCCGCAATCGATGTATCGCTTTTTGCAGATGCCGGTGGTCAGCTATGCGATCCCCGCGCTGGTGGCGATCGGCCAAGCACGGCATTTCCTCGGTCGCCGCGCGATCGCCCCGCTCCGGCTGATCCGCTCGCTCTGCGTCAATCGAACCCTCGCGGTGCTGGAAAGGATGCAACCGGCCAGCGGCGGCTATCTCGAAGCGACCCCGTTGACCGCGTTCGTGGTGATGAGTCTGGCGGCGACCGGGCGATGCGATCTGCCGGTCGTGCGAAACGGTTTGCGGTTTCTAACCCAATCGATGCTCGACGGCGGACGCTGGCCGATCGATACCAATTTGGCCACGTGGGCGACGTCGTTATCCATTCACGCGTTGGTCTGTGATCCGGCGGACGCCGGCGATTGGTACAGCGAACAACTGGCCGACTGGCACCTGGGTTGCCAGCACCTGACGCGACATCCGTTTACCGGTGCCGAGCCGGGCGGCTGGGGCTGGACCGATTTAAGCGGGGCGGTCCCGGACAGCGACGACACACCGGCCGCCATCCTGGCCCTCGGACTGATGCGTCCACACGCCGACGCAATTCGACAGACTCAAATGCACGACGCGATGATTCGCGGCGGCCGCTGGCTGATCCGGCTGCAAAACCGAAACGGCGGCTGGCCGACGTTCTGCCGCGGCTGGGGAAAGCTGCCCTTTGATCGCAGCAGCACCGACCTGACCGCCCACGCGCTGCGGGCGCTTCGGGCCATCGCGAATGGACCGCTACCGTCGCAGCCGGATGAATTTCTCCGGTCCCAGGACGAACGAGCCGTTTCGCGCAAGCGTACGGGCCACGCCCTAGATCCGTCACGCCCGAGCCCGTGGGCTCGCGCCCAGCGGCTGATGCAATCGCCCGACCGATCGCGTGAAAGGGGATTGAGCGTGGTGGAGCTTGACCGCGCCAATCGCAGAGCGTTGCGATATTTGTCACGGCAGCAACAACCCGATGGGGCATGGATGCCGCTTTGGTTCGGCAACCAAGACCGCGACGACGAATCCAACCCGATCTACGGAACGGCAAAAGTTCTGATCGCGGGCGGGACTGCCCCCCGCCAAGAAGCGGCGGCATGCGATTATCTGGTGCAGAACCAGAACGCCGACGGCGGTTGGGGCGGAGGAGCATCGGTCGCCGAAAAAATCCGCTCCCTGGTCGAATCCGACCCCGAATTCGCGTCGATCGCCCCGCAAATCCCCGAGGGCTTGGAAAGTAGCGTGGAGGAAACGGGGCTCGCCGTCGAAGCGCTCGCGACGGTGATCCTGCGCCGCCGCGATGCCCCCCCTAACGTCGGTCCGCAATCTGAAAACGAGAACGGAAATTTGCGATCCGATCGCCTCGCAGGCGGGTTCACAAAGCAACGACCAGAATGTTCTTCCGCAGACAGTGCCGCCGCTGTGAACGATGCCTTGGTGGCGGCTATACTACGCGGGGTCGAATTCTTGATGCACAGTGTCGAGGATCGGCGACATCAAGTGGCGTGGCCGATCGGATTCTATTTTGCCAAGCTCTGGTACCATGAACGCTTGTATCCGCTGATCTTCACCGCCGCCGCGCTGGGAAAAGTTCTCCGCGTGCTGGCCGAGAAACACGACCCGAATTGGCCTCGATGA
- a CDS encoding class I SAM-dependent methyltransferase, which yields MSTVTPHPQDSKDKSDSEPKRSRVPHAAKLYHNLVPAYQAFWPAVAGKNIRAEVGAMQLPEGARVLEVGVGTGLSLASYPRHIQLTGIDLSESMLAEAQTLINRKGWDHISVQPMNAEELEFADDQFDVVTSFHTVSVVSNPAKMMRELVRVCRPGGKILIINHFRSDNPLIARVVDSAGNVTKRLGWRTDLELEEVLRELPIRIDQRYKPNPFSFFTIMKATAKPDQV from the coding sequence ATGAGCACTGTCACGCCGCACCCGCAAGATTCCAAAGACAAGTCCGATTCGGAGCCCAAGCGGTCGCGAGTCCCCCACGCGGCGAAGCTGTATCACAATCTTGTGCCCGCCTACCAAGCCTTCTGGCCTGCCGTGGCCGGAAAGAACATCCGCGCGGAAGTCGGCGCGATGCAGTTGCCCGAAGGTGCCAGGGTTTTGGAGGTCGGTGTCGGCACGGGGCTGTCGCTGGCGAGCTATCCCCGTCACATCCAATTGACCGGCATCGACCTGTCGGAATCGATGCTGGCCGAAGCGCAAACGCTGATCAACCGGAAGGGGTGGGATCACATTTCGGTTCAGCCGATGAATGCCGAGGAGCTGGAGTTTGCCGACGATCAGTTTGACGTCGTGACGTCGTTTCACACCGTCAGCGTGGTTTCCAACCCGGCCAAGATGATGCGCGAACTGGTTCGCGTCTGCCGACCGGGCGGGAAGATCTTGATCATCAACCACTTTCGCAGCGACAATCCCCTCATCGCCCGCGTGGTGGACTCGGCGGGCAACGTGACCAAGCGACTCGGTTGGCGGACCGACTTGGAACTCGAGGAAGTGTTGCGTGAGTTGCCGATTCGCATCGACCAACGCTACAAGCCCAATCCGTTTTCATTCTTCACGATCATGAAGGCGACTGCCAAACCGGATCAGGTTTAG